A genome region from Cyprinus carpio isolate SPL01 chromosome B23, ASM1834038v1, whole genome shotgun sequence includes the following:
- the zgc:194242 gene encoding uncharacterized methyltransferase YdaC: MLANKVGKQLGHPTYSLTGWLVTKFFKWQNQILEENAVKLCNIQPNDTVLELGHGPGFGLQAAAQLLTAPEGKLLGVDYSQYMHEMASKHMKEQISRGKAVLYCSDLVAMPIEESTVDKVFHCNCYYFWPDLKAGARAIHRVMKPGGTMVTALRLESVKKAASKNMFSGESWRPEVYMEALQSVGFTDVRMENKREKLITFQAIFATAVK, encoded by the exons ATGCTGGCTAACAAAGTGGGCAAACAGCTGGGTCACCCCACGTATTCTTTAACTGGATGGTTGGTGACCAAGTTCTTTAAATGGCAAAATCAGATTTTGGAGGAGAATGCAGTGAAACTGTGCAACATACAACCAAACGACACGGTGCTGGAGCTCGGTCACGGGCCGGGCTTCGGTCTGCAGGCGGCGGCGCAGCTCCTCACGGCTCCGGAGGGGAAACTGCTCGGTGTGGATTACTCTCAGTACATGCATGAGATGGCCAGTAAGCACATGAAGGAGCAGATCTCCAGAGGGAAGGCTGTGTTGTATTGCAGTGATTTGGTGGCCATGCCGATCGAGGAAAGCACGGTTGACAAGGTGTTTCACTGCAACTGTTATTACTTCTGGCCGGATCTGAAAGCAGGAGCGCGAGCGATTCACAGAGTGATGAAACCAG GTGGAACTATGGTTACAGCTCTCAGGCTAGAAAGTGTTAAAAAAGCAGCCTCGAAGAACATGTTTAGCGGGGAGAGCTGGCGTCCTGAGGTCTACATGGAGGCACTGCAGTCCGTTGGATTCACAGATGTCCGAATGGAGAATAAAAGAGAGAAACTCATCACATTTCAAGCTATTTTTGCCACTGCTGTTAAATAA